The following proteins are co-located in the Mesorhizobium sp. M1E.F.Ca.ET.045.02.1.1 genome:
- a CDS encoding DUF1345 domain-containing protein, which translates to MTTDTPISDPLHRHMQFAVSACVGAAALAIALLLRAPFPYSISIGANAFFAAFIILVLRQMPRLTGRYLSKNAREIDLPLLGIFAITLAVVGIAIVLLFQLINHKGSSPIVLSFALLSMPLGWFAIHTMAALHYAHVYWMDGDALDAETKKKMPVGGLEFPGGKRPEGWDFLYFATVIGMTAQTADTGITTSHMRRVVLVHSVLAFFFNTVIVAAAVNLAVSLGSP; encoded by the coding sequence ATGACCACCGATACGCCCATCAGCGACCCGTTGCACCGGCACATGCAATTCGCGGTATCGGCCTGTGTCGGCGCCGCCGCGTTGGCAATCGCGCTGCTCCTCCGAGCGCCGTTCCCCTATTCGATCTCGATCGGCGCCAATGCGTTCTTCGCCGCCTTTATCATTCTCGTTCTGCGTCAGATGCCGCGGCTGACGGGCCGTTATCTGAGCAAGAACGCGCGAGAGATCGATCTGCCGCTTCTGGGCATCTTTGCCATCACGCTCGCCGTCGTCGGCATCGCCATCGTCCTGCTGTTCCAGCTGATCAATCACAAGGGCAGCAGTCCCATCGTGCTGAGTTTCGCGTTGCTGTCGATGCCGCTTGGCTGGTTCGCCATCCACACCATGGCAGCGCTTCACTACGCGCATGTCTATTGGATGGATGGGGATGCGCTTGATGCCGAAACCAAGAAGAAGATGCCGGTCGGCGGCCTCGAATTCCCCGGCGGCAAGCGGCCGGAAGGCTGGGATTTTCTTTACTTCGCGACTGTCATCGGCATGACCGCGCAGACTGCCGACACAGGGATCACGACATCGCATATGCGACGCGTCGTGCTTGTCCATTCAGTCCTGGCGTTCTTCTTTAATACCGTCATCGTTGCTGCCGCCGTCAACCTCGCCGTCAGCCTGGGCAGCCCGTAA
- the dnaE gene encoding DNA polymerase III subunit alpha codes for MADELPRDPLQREAAVKAAQPEAPARTFIHLRVHSAYSLLEGALQLGAIVGHAAKDQAPAIAVTDTNNLFGALEFAQKAVKDGIQPIIGCQIDLAFAGEAVEAQRDRRRHGPGVSPLVLIAASEVGYANLVRLISRVYLETPPGEPVHMTSTMLEGHCDGLICLTGGPRGPIGSALKADRRDVAEQRLLTLKALFGDRLYIELERVQGYDRMVEKSTVDLAYTHELPLVATNEAFFFKRDDYEAHDALIAIAEGSVVAADNRRRLSPDNFLRSQAEMARLFSDLPEAIDNTVEIAMRCAYYPKNRSPILPRFTGADAADKDAAEKAEAAELARQAREGLVARLAKHGPTPGYTVEQYRERLEFELGIIEKMKFPGYFLIVADFIKWAKSQGIPVGPGRGSGAGSLVAYSTTITDIDPLRFSLLFERFLNPDRVSMPDFDIDFCQDRREEVIRYVQQKYGRDQVGQIITFGTLQARAVLRDVGRVLQMPYGQVDKLSKMVPQNPANPVKLADAIANEPRFAEEAEKEPIVQTLLDTAQKLEGLYRHASTHAAGIVIGDRPLSELVPMYRDPRSDMPVTQFNMKYVEQAGLVKFDFLGLKTLTVLETAVKLIRRRGVDIDLARIPLDDKDTYSMLSRGEVVGVFQVESAGMRKALIGMRPDCIEDIIALVALYRPGPMENIPTYNARKHGEEEMASIHPKIDHLVKETQGVIVYQEQVMQIAQELSGYSLGEADLLRRAMGKKIRAEMDKQRERFVSGAVERGVAKPQADFIFDLLAKFADYGFNKSHAAAYAVVSYQTAYLKAHYPVEFLAASMTLDMGNTDKLADFRQDAMRLGIEVVAPSVMTSFRPFEVGENKIFYSLAALKGVGDAAVEHIVEMRGERPFKSLADFCERVDPKVVGKRVFESLIMAGALDCFGHDRAQMMAGVERMMGLASLAQQNAISGQADIFGASLGAQSQALNLPATDPWLAADRLHREFQVVGFYLSAHPLDEYKAALQKMRVQNWGEFSAAVKRGAAAGRLAGTVTTKQERKTRTGNKMGVVQFSDTTGQYEAVLFSEGLAQYRDMLEPGRSVVITVSAEDRPEGINLRIQTVQSLEDEASRIQKALRIFVRDAQPINILANQLSVKGEGQVSFVLIKDAGQGEVEIELPNRYRISPQVASAMRAVPGVVEVELV; via the coding sequence ATGGCAGATGAACTTCCACGCGACCCGCTGCAGCGCGAAGCAGCCGTGAAGGCCGCGCAGCCGGAAGCGCCGGCGCGGACCTTCATCCATCTGCGCGTGCACTCGGCCTATTCGCTGCTGGAGGGCGCCCTGCAGCTGGGCGCCATCGTCGGCCACGCGGCCAAGGACCAGGCGCCGGCGATCGCGGTGACCGACACCAACAATCTGTTCGGCGCGCTCGAATTTGCCCAGAAGGCGGTCAAGGACGGCATCCAGCCGATCATCGGCTGCCAGATCGATCTCGCCTTTGCCGGCGAGGCGGTCGAGGCCCAGCGCGACCGCCGCCGGCACGGACCCGGCGTGTCGCCGCTCGTCCTGATCGCCGCCAGCGAGGTAGGTTATGCCAACCTGGTTCGGCTGATCAGCCGGGTCTATCTGGAGACGCCGCCCGGCGAACCGGTGCATATGACCAGCACGATGCTGGAAGGCCATTGCGATGGCCTGATCTGCCTGACGGGCGGCCCGCGCGGCCCGATCGGCAGCGCGCTCAAGGCCGACCGCCGCGACGTCGCCGAGCAGCGGCTGCTGACGTTGAAAGCGCTGTTCGGCGACAGGCTTTATATCGAATTGGAGCGCGTCCAGGGCTATGACCGGATGGTCGAGAAGTCGACGGTCGACCTCGCCTACACCCATGAATTGCCGCTGGTCGCCACCAACGAGGCCTTCTTCTTCAAGCGCGACGACTACGAGGCGCATGATGCGCTGATCGCCATAGCCGAGGGTTCGGTGGTCGCCGCCGATAACCGCCGGCGGCTCTCGCCGGACAATTTCCTGCGCAGCCAGGCCGAGATGGCGCGGCTGTTCTCGGACCTGCCGGAAGCGATCGACAATACGGTCGAGATCGCCATGCGCTGCGCCTACTATCCGAAGAACCGCAGCCCGATCCTGCCCCGCTTCACCGGCGCCGACGCCGCCGACAAGGACGCGGCCGAGAAGGCCGAGGCCGCCGAGCTTGCCCGCCAGGCGCGTGAGGGGCTGGTGGCGCGGCTTGCCAAGCACGGGCCGACGCCAGGCTACACGGTAGAGCAATATCGCGAGCGGCTCGAATTCGAGCTCGGCATCATCGAGAAGATGAAGTTCCCCGGCTACTTCCTGATCGTCGCCGACTTCATCAAATGGGCCAAATCGCAAGGCATCCCGGTCGGGCCGGGCCGCGGTTCGGGCGCCGGCTCGCTGGTCGCCTATTCGACCACCATCACCGATATCGACCCGCTGCGCTTCTCGCTGCTGTTCGAACGCTTCCTCAATCCCGATCGCGTCTCGATGCCCGACTTCGACATCGACTTCTGCCAGGACCGGCGCGAGGAGGTCATCCGCTACGTCCAGCAGAAATACGGCCGCGACCAGGTCGGCCAGATCATCACCTTCGGCACGCTGCAGGCGCGCGCGGTGCTGCGCGACGTCGGCCGCGTGCTGCAGATGCCTTACGGCCAGGTCGACAAGCTTTCCAAGATGGTGCCGCAGAACCCGGCCAATCCGGTCAAGCTGGCGGATGCCATCGCCAACGAGCCGCGTTTCGCCGAGGAGGCGGAGAAGGAGCCGATCGTCCAGACGCTGCTCGACACGGCGCAGAAGCTCGAAGGCCTCTACCGTCACGCCTCGACGCACGCCGCGGGCATCGTCATCGGCGACCGGCCGCTGTCGGAACTGGTGCCGATGTACCGCGATCCGCGCTCTGACATGCCGGTCACCCAGTTCAACATGAAATATGTCGAGCAGGCCGGGCTGGTGAAGTTCGACTTCCTCGGCCTGAAGACGCTCACCGTGCTGGAGACGGCGGTGAAGCTCATCCGCCGGCGCGGCGTCGACATCGATCTTGCCCGCATTCCGCTCGACGACAAGGACACCTATTCGATGCTGTCGCGCGGCGAGGTGGTCGGCGTGTTCCAGGTTGAAAGTGCGGGCATGCGCAAGGCGCTGATCGGCATGCGGCCGGACTGCATCGAGGACATCATCGCGTTGGTCGCGCTCTACCGCCCTGGTCCGATGGAGAACATCCCGACCTACAACGCCAGAAAGCACGGCGAAGAAGAGATGGCCTCGATCCACCCCAAGATCGACCATCTGGTGAAGGAGACGCAAGGCGTCATCGTCTACCAGGAACAGGTGATGCAGATCGCGCAGGAGCTTTCCGGCTATTCGCTCGGCGAAGCCGACCTTCTGCGCCGCGCCATGGGCAAGAAGATCCGCGCCGAGATGGACAAGCAGCGCGAGCGCTTCGTCTCGGGCGCGGTCGAGCGCGGCGTGGCCAAGCCGCAGGCCGACTTCATCTTCGACCTCCTGGCGAAGTTCGCCGACTACGGCTTCAACAAGTCGCACGCCGCCGCCTACGCGGTGGTGTCCTACCAGACCGCCTATCTCAAGGCGCATTACCCGGTCGAGTTCCTGGCCGCGTCGATGACGCTCGACATGGGCAATACCGACAAGCTGGCCGATTTCCGGCAGGATGCGATGCGCCTCGGCATCGAGGTGGTGGCGCCCTCGGTGATGACCAGCTTCCGACCATTCGAGGTCGGCGAGAACAAGATCTTCTATTCGCTGGCGGCGCTCAAAGGCGTCGGCGACGCCGCGGTCGAGCATATCGTCGAGATGCGTGGCGAGAGGCCGTTCAAGAGTCTTGCCGATTTCTGCGAGCGGGTCGATCCGAAGGTCGTCGGCAAGCGCGTCTTCGAAAGCCTGATCATGGCGGGAGCCTTGGACTGCTTCGGGCATGACCGCGCCCAGATGATGGCCGGTGTCGAGCGGATGATGGGGCTCGCCTCGCTGGCGCAGCAGAACGCAATCTCCGGCCAGGCCGACATTTTCGGCGCCTCGCTTGGCGCCCAGTCGCAGGCGCTCAACCTGCCTGCGACCGATCCCTGGCTTGCCGCCGACCGGCTGCACCGCGAGTTCCAGGTCGTCGGCTTTTATCTCTCGGCGCATCCGCTCGACGAGTACAAGGCCGCGCTGCAGAAGATGCGGGTGCAGAACTGGGGAGAATTCTCGGCCGCGGTGAAGCGCGGCGCCGCGGCCGGCCGGCTCGCCGGCACCGTCACCACCAAGCAGGAGCGCAAGACCCGCACCGGCAACAAGATGGGCGTCGTGCAGTTTTCCGACACGACGGGTCAGTATGAGGCGGTGCTGTTCTCCGAAGGCCTGGCGCAGTATCGCGACATGCTGGAACCCGGCCGCTCGGTGGTGATCACCGTCTCGGCGGAAGATCGGCCGGAAGGCATCAATCTCCGCATCCAGACAGTGCAGTCGCTGGAGGACGAGGCAAGCCGCATCCAGAAGGCGCTGCGCATCTTCGTGCGCGACGCCCAGCCGATCAACATCCTGGCCAACCAGCTTTCCGTGAAGGGCGAGGGGCAGGTTAGCTTCGTCCTTATCAAGGACGCGGGTCAGGGCGAGGTGGAGATCGAGCTCCCCAATCGCTACCGCATCTCGCCGCAGGTCGCGTCGGCCATGCGCGCGGTGCCGGGTGTGGTCGAAGTGGAATTGGTTTAG
- a CDS encoding YaiI/YqxD family protein produces the protein MPAPTIYVDADACPVKAEVEKVAERHGVIVTYVSNGGLRPSRDPMIRNIVVSKGADAADDWIVENAKLNDVVVTADIPLAARTVALGAHVLGPTGRPFTPETIGMAVAMRDLKQHLRETGESRGFNAAFTPQDRSRFLGELDRILRRALKSVTPD, from the coding sequence ATGCCCGCACCCACCATCTACGTCGATGCCGACGCCTGCCCGGTGAAAGCCGAGGTCGAGAAGGTCGCGGAGCGCCACGGCGTCATCGTCACCTATGTCTCGAACGGTGGCCTGCGTCCGTCGCGCGATCCGATGATCCGCAACATCGTCGTGTCAAAGGGCGCGGACGCCGCGGACGACTGGATCGTCGAGAACGCAAAGCTCAACGACGTCGTGGTGACGGCCGACATCCCGCTTGCCGCGCGCACGGTCGCGCTCGGTGCGCATGTGCTGGGACCCACCGGCCGGCCGTTTACGCCGGAGACCATCGGCATGGCGGTGGCGATGCGCGATCTCAAGCAGCACCTGCGTGAGACCGGCGAAAGCCGCGGCTTCAACGCCGCCTTCACCCCGCAGGATCGTTCGCGCTTTCTCGGCGAACTCGACCGCATCTTGCGGCGCGCGTTAAAATCCGTCACACCGGACTAG
- a CDS encoding cytochrome b/b6 domain-containing protein: METIARSQPATEADAAPKDATLIYRQSRWTRLTHWLWAFSLFFMLLSGLQIFNARPQLYIGKESGFGYNNTILQIGAENTDNGPRGFTQIFGHRFDTTGVLGWSGPPGQETPRAFPAWATIPSYYDLGTARVVHFFFAWVLSATLLVWLIAGLVNGHVHRDLAPRLDDLRRLPKDIVDHAKLKFHHTREYNTLQKMAYGGVLFVLLPLMIITGLAMSPSMNSVLPWLNEILGGRQTARTIHFTVMVLLVLFFIIHMLMILAAGPINELRSIITGWYRTDPPEKHDEPAERSI, translated from the coding sequence ATGGAAACCATTGCCAGGAGCCAACCCGCCACAGAGGCGGATGCCGCGCCGAAGGATGCGACGCTGATTTACCGGCAGTCGCGCTGGACGCGGCTGACGCACTGGCTGTGGGCCTTTTCCCTGTTCTTCATGCTGCTTTCCGGCCTGCAGATCTTCAACGCGCGACCGCAGCTCTATATCGGCAAGGAATCCGGTTTCGGATACAACAACACGATCCTCCAGATCGGCGCCGAGAACACCGACAACGGCCCGCGCGGCTTCACCCAGATTTTTGGCCATCGCTTCGACACCACCGGCGTGCTCGGCTGGTCCGGGCCGCCCGGCCAGGAGACGCCGCGCGCCTTCCCGGCCTGGGCGACAATCCCGTCCTACTACGACCTCGGCACCGCGCGCGTGGTGCATTTCTTCTTCGCCTGGGTGCTTTCCGCCACTTTGCTCGTCTGGCTGATTGCGGGCCTCGTCAACGGCCATGTCCATCGCGACCTCGCGCCGCGCCTGGATGATTTGCGCAGGCTGCCGAAAGACATCGTCGACCACGCGAAGCTGAAATTCCACCACACGCGCGAATACAACACGCTGCAAAAAATGGCCTATGGCGGCGTGCTTTTCGTGCTCTTGCCGCTGATGATCATCACCGGCCTTGCGATGTCGCCGAGCATGAATTCGGTGCTCCCTTGGCTCAATGAAATCCTGGGCGGCCGGCAGACGGCGCGCACCATCCACTTCACGGTCATGGTGCTGCTCGTCCTCTTCTTCATCATCCACATGCTGATGATTCTGGCGGCCGGCCCGATCAACGAGCTGCGCTCGATCATTACCGGCTGGTACCGCACGGACCCGCCCGAGAAACACGACGAGCCGGCCGAAAGGAGCATCTGA
- a CDS encoding acetyl/propionyl/methylcrotonyl-CoA carboxylase subunit alpha, with translation MFKKILIANRGEIACRVIKTARKMGIATVAVYSDADRDAMHVEMADEAVHIGPPAAAQSYLLPEKIIAACKETGAEAVHPGYGFLSERASFCEALEKEGIVFIGPKPKAIRAMGDKIESKKFASQAKVSTVPGWLGVIENADHAERIAGEIGYPVMIKASAGGGGKGMRIAWSEAEVRDGFERARSEAKSSFGDDRVFIEKFVVDPRHIEIQVLADAHGNALYLGERECSVQRRNQKVVEEAPSPFLDAKTRKAMGEQAVALAKAVDYQSAGTVEFIVDKDKNFYFLEMNTRLQVEHPVTELVTGIDLVEQMIRIAAGEKLGIRQSDVKLNGWAVESRLYAENPFRNFLPSIGRLTRYRPPEEGTFGDIVIRNDTGVAEGSEISMFYDPMVAKLCTWAPTRLAAIDAMSEALDSFVVDGIEHNIPFLAALMQHPRWREGRLSTGFIAEEYPDGFAPVEPDGEEKAVFAAIAIAIELLRRDRLDRLGGRLAPHSGHLKRDWVTKIGTDYLPVSIVDGMVSIPMEVDLSIDGGKPMTVASGWRPGDAIWHGTVNGKGIAAQIRPVPNGFHIAWKGMSVTVQAMLPRTAELERLMPEKLPPDTSKMLLCPMPGLVVSIAVAEGQEVKAGETLAVVEAMKMENVLRAERDLTVAKLNAKPGDSLAVDAVIMEFA, from the coding sequence ATGTTCAAGAAGATCCTGATCGCCAATCGTGGCGAGATCGCCTGTCGCGTCATCAAGACGGCGCGCAAGATGGGGATTGCCACGGTCGCGGTCTATTCGGATGCCGATCGTGACGCCATGCATGTCGAAATGGCCGACGAAGCGGTGCATATCGGCCCGCCGGCCGCCGCGCAGAGCTATCTCCTGCCTGAGAAGATCATCGCCGCCTGCAAGGAGACCGGCGCCGAGGCGGTGCATCCCGGCTACGGCTTCCTGTCGGAGCGCGCTTCCTTCTGCGAAGCGCTGGAAAAGGAAGGCATCGTCTTCATCGGGCCGAAGCCCAAGGCGATCCGCGCGATGGGCGACAAGATCGAATCGAAGAAATTCGCCAGCCAGGCCAAGGTCTCGACCGTTCCCGGCTGGCTGGGCGTCATCGAAAATGCCGACCATGCCGAAAGGATCGCCGGCGAGATCGGCTATCCGGTCATGATCAAGGCCTCGGCCGGCGGCGGCGGCAAGGGCATGCGCATCGCCTGGAGCGAGGCGGAAGTCCGCGACGGCTTCGAGCGCGCGCGCTCGGAAGCGAAAAGCTCCTTCGGCGACGACCGCGTCTTCATCGAGAAATTCGTCGTCGATCCGCGTCATATCGAGATCCAGGTGCTGGCGGACGCGCATGGCAACGCGCTCTATCTGGGCGAGCGCGAGTGCTCGGTCCAACGCCGCAACCAGAAGGTGGTCGAGGAGGCGCCGTCGCCGTTCCTCGACGCCAAGACGCGCAAGGCGATGGGAGAGCAGGCGGTGGCGCTGGCGAAGGCCGTCGACTACCAGAGCGCCGGCACGGTCGAGTTCATCGTCGACAAGGACAAGAACTTCTATTTCCTTGAAATGAATACGAGATTGCAGGTCGAGCATCCGGTGACCGAGCTCGTCACCGGGATCGACCTGGTCGAGCAGATGATCCGCATTGCCGCCGGCGAAAAGCTCGGCATCAGGCAAAGCGACGTGAAGCTCAACGGTTGGGCGGTGGAAAGCCGCCTCTATGCCGAGAATCCGTTCCGCAACTTCCTGCCGTCGATCGGCCGGCTGACGCGCTACCGGCCGCCGGAAGAGGGCACGTTCGGCGATATCGTGATCCGCAACGACACGGGCGTCGCCGAAGGCTCGGAGATCTCGATGTTCTACGACCCGATGGTGGCAAAGCTCTGCACCTGGGCGCCGACGAGGTTGGCAGCCATCGACGCGATGTCCGAGGCGCTGGACAGCTTCGTCGTCGACGGCATCGAGCACAACATCCCGTTCCTGGCGGCGCTGATGCAGCACCCGCGCTGGCGCGAGGGGCGGCTGTCGACCGGTTTCATCGCCGAGGAATATCCGGATGGCTTCGCGCCGGTCGAACCGGATGGCGAGGAAAAAGCGGTGTTTGCCGCGATCGCCATCGCGATCGAACTGCTGCGCCGGGACCGGCTCGACCGCCTCGGCGGGCGGCTGGCGCCGCATTCCGGCCATCTCAAGCGCGATTGGGTGACGAAGATCGGCACGGACTATCTTCCCGTCAGCATCGTGGACGGCATGGTCTCCATCCCGATGGAGGTCGATCTGTCGATCGATGGCGGCAAGCCCATGACAGTCGCCTCCGGCTGGCGGCCGGGCGACGCGATCTGGCATGGCACGGTCAATGGCAAAGGAATTGCGGCGCAGATACGGCCGGTGCCGAACGGGTTTCACATCGCCTGGAAAGGCATGTCGGTGACGGTTCAAGCCATGTTGCCGCGCACGGCTGAGCTCGAAAGGCTGATGCCGGAGAAGTTGCCGCCGGATACCTCGAAAATGCTGCTTTGCCCGATGCCCGGCCTCGTCGTTTCGATCGCCGTCGCGGAAGGACAGGAGGTCAAGGCCGGCGAGACGCTGGCCGTGGTCGAGGCGATGAAGATGGAAAACGTGCTGCGCGCCGAGCGCGACCTCACCGTGGCGAAGCTCAACGCCAAGCCCGGCGACAGCCTGGCGGTCGACGCGGTGATCATGGAATTCGCCTGA
- a CDS encoding S-(hydroxymethyl)glutathione dehydrogenase/class III alcohol dehydrogenase codes for MKTRAAVAVGAGKPLEIMEVDLEGPREGEVLVEVKATGICHTDEFTLSGADPEGIFPAILGHEGAGIVIDVGKGVTSVRKGDHVIPLYTPECRQCPSCLSRKTNLCTAIRATQGQGLMPDGTSRFSVNGEKLFHYMGCSTFSNFTVLPEIAVAKVNPDAPFDKICYIGCGVTTGIGAVINTAKVEQGATAVVFGLGGIGLNVIQGLRLAGADMIIGVDVNNDKKAWGEKFGMTHFVNPKEIDGDIVPYLVNMTKRGADQIGGADYTFDCTGNTKVMRQALEASHRGWGKSVIIGVAGAGQEISTRPFQLVTGRTWMGTAFGGARGRTDVPRIVDWYMEGKIQIDPMITHTLKLEDINKGFDLMHEGKSIRSVVVY; via the coding sequence ATGAAAACGCGTGCCGCAGTCGCTGTTGGTGCCGGAAAGCCGCTTGAGATCATGGAGGTGGACCTCGAAGGGCCGCGCGAGGGCGAGGTCCTGGTCGAGGTGAAGGCGACCGGCATCTGCCACACCGACGAGTTCACGCTCTCGGGCGCCGATCCGGAAGGCATCTTTCCGGCCATCCTCGGCCATGAGGGCGCCGGCATCGTCATCGATGTCGGCAAGGGCGTGACCTCGGTCAGGAAGGGCGACCATGTCATCCCGCTCTACACGCCCGAATGCCGGCAGTGCCCGTCCTGCCTGTCGAGGAAGACCAATCTGTGCACCGCCATCCGCGCCACGCAGGGGCAAGGGTTGATGCCGGACGGCACCTCGCGCTTCTCGGTCAATGGCGAGAAACTGTTCCATTACATGGGCTGCTCGACCTTCTCCAACTTCACCGTGCTGCCGGAGATCGCGGTCGCCAAGGTCAACCCCGACGCCCCCTTCGACAAGATCTGCTACATCGGCTGCGGGGTGACCACCGGCATCGGCGCGGTGATCAACACGGCCAAGGTCGAACAGGGTGCCACCGCGGTGGTCTTCGGCCTCGGCGGCATCGGCTTGAACGTCATCCAGGGTCTTCGCCTTGCCGGCGCCGACATGATCATCGGCGTCGATGTCAACAACGACAAGAAGGCCTGGGGCGAGAAGTTCGGCATGACGCATTTCGTCAATCCGAAGGAGATCGACGGCGACATCGTGCCTTATCTGGTCAACATGACCAAGCGCGGCGCCGACCAGATCGGCGGCGCCGACTACACCTTCGACTGCACCGGCAACACCAAGGTGATGCGCCAGGCGCTGGAGGCCTCGCATCGCGGCTGGGGCAAATCGGTCATCATCGGCGTCGCCGGCGCCGGCCAGGAGATTTCGACCAGGCCGTTCCAGCTCGTCACCGGCCGCACCTGGATGGGCACGGCCTTCGGCGGCGCGCGCGGCCGCACCGACGTGCCGAGGATCGTCGACTGGTACATGGAGGGCAAGATCCAGATCGACCCGATGATCACCCATACGCTGAAGCTGGAGGACATCAACAAGGGCTTCGACCTCATGCATGAGGGCAAGTCGATCAGGAGTGTGGTGGTTTACTAG
- a CDS encoding molybdopterin-binding protein translates to MPKFQISRRKFLTSASLGLSGIMLSGCDAFDSGLGIGGGLRSFLENANGLTWRAQRLLAGRDALAPEFTEADIRQPQRPNGVTAPDDDTYKGLLANNFADWRLEVTGLVEKPLSLTREQLQNMPSRTQITRHDCVEGWSCIAKWTGTPLSLVLDQAVVKPQARYVMFHCLDTIEQSLSGDIKYYGTIDLIDARHPQTILAYGLNGKPLPVENGAPLRVRVERQLGYKMPKYLYKIEVVDSFANIGGGRGGYWEDNGYDWYGGI, encoded by the coding sequence ATGCCCAAGTTCCAGATAAGCCGAAGAAAATTCCTCACCTCCGCCAGCCTCGGCCTGTCCGGCATTATGCTGTCCGGCTGTGATGCCTTCGACAGCGGGCTCGGCATCGGCGGCGGCCTGCGCAGCTTCCTCGAAAACGCCAATGGCCTGACCTGGCGCGCGCAGCGCCTGCTTGCCGGCCGCGACGCGCTGGCGCCGGAATTCACCGAGGCAGACATCCGCCAGCCGCAGCGCCCGAACGGCGTCACCGCGCCCGACGACGACACCTATAAGGGCCTGCTTGCCAACAATTTCGCCGACTGGCGCCTGGAGGTTACCGGCCTTGTCGAAAAGCCGCTGTCACTCACCCGCGAGCAGCTCCAGAACATGCCGAGTCGTACCCAGATCACGCGCCACGATTGCGTCGAAGGTTGGAGCTGCATCGCCAAATGGACCGGCACGCCGCTGTCGCTGGTGCTCGACCAGGCTGTGGTCAAGCCGCAGGCGCGTTACGTCATGTTCCACTGCCTCGACACCATCGAGCAAAGCCTGTCTGGCGACATCAAATACTACGGCACCATCGACCTGATCGACGCCCGCCATCCGCAGACGATCCTGGCCTACGGCCTCAACGGCAAGCCGCTTCCGGTCGAGAACGGCGCGCCGCTGCGCGTGCGCGTCGAGCGCCAGCTCGGCTACAAGATGCCGAAATATCTCTACAAGATCGAGGTGGTCGACAGCTTCGCCAATATCGGCGGCGGCCGCGGCGGCTATTGGGAGGACAATGGCTACGACTGGTATGGCGGCATTTGA
- the gfa gene encoding S-(hydroxymethyl)glutathione synthase, with translation MAEKLHPKIDNGLPKESASFTGGTLVCACTSNPVKVKVKGQIAHNHACGCTKCWKPEGALFSVVAVAASGDVTVTENGDKLKVVDSSALILRHACTGCGVHMYGPVERDHAFKGLSFIHPERFEEDGWSPPGFAAFVSSIIESGVDPSRMAGIRAQLKSIGLEPYDCLSPGLMDYIATWTAKKSGALAA, from the coding sequence ATGGCCGAGAAACTGCATCCGAAGATCGACAATGGGCTGCCCAAGGAGAGCGCATCCTTTACCGGCGGCACGCTGGTCTGCGCCTGCACCAGCAACCCGGTGAAGGTGAAGGTCAAGGGCCAGATCGCGCACAACCACGCCTGCGGCTGCACCAAGTGCTGGAAGCCGGAAGGCGCCCTCTTCTCGGTGGTTGCCGTTGCCGCCAGCGGCGATGTCACCGTGACCGAGAACGGCGACAAGCTGAAGGTCGTCGACTCCTCGGCCCTCATCCTGCGCCATGCCTGCACCGGCTGCGGCGTCCACATGTACGGCCCGGTCGAGCGCGACCATGCCTTCAAGGGCCTGTCCTTCATCCATCCCGAGCGCTTCGAGGAGGACGGCTGGTCGCCGCCCGGTTTCGCCGCCTTCGTCTCCTCGATCATCGAATCCGGCGTCGACCCGAGCCGCATGGCCGGCATCCGCGCCCAGCTCAAGTCGATCGGGCTCGAACCCTATGACTGCCTCAGTCCCGGCCTGATGGACTATATCGCCACCTGGACCGCGAAGAAGTCGGGAGCCCTGGCGGCCTGA